Part of the Drosophila suzukii unplaced genomic scaffold, CBGP_Dsuzu_IsoJpt1.0 scf_24, whole genome shotgun sequence genome, aattgacagtaagaccatgccacatgcattgcgggtgaactttgaaaacttcggtcactctacaaagaataagatttttcgtctagtgaaactcttagccgatctgagtactaggctttaagCGAAAACCCCCATGTGTAAACAGGCTTATAAATTGTGTTCGACAGTTCAGACACAACTATCGATATATACTAATAAAACGGGTGCGggacaaagaaaaaaataaaaagaatatCACGAATCTGACTGCAGGTGTTCTTATTTCAATAGAATTTAAAacgaaaacaatcaatatgtCATAATTTATCTGTGAAGGAACAGTTACCAGACGAAATTGCACTAATGGACATAGAGCTAAAGAAGGTAAACGGGTGACATTTCAATTAAGCTGTGTGTACGAGTGTTCCCCAAATAGCTAATCCAACGCCCACTGTACGAGTATTCGTCAACAGGCCTTTACTGAAATGCAGATCAACAAACTGGAAACCACCAAGAAGATCAACATGATCGACATGATGTGCGACATGGTCGAAACGGGCAAGCACAAGTACCAGCTTACTGAGAAGGGCACTAGCAGTCTTTCCGAACACGCAAGGTTAATATAACTTGGATGTAAATCATCTTCAGATGGCTTGTTAACTATTCCTTTCTAGAGTTTACCAGTCCGTTGGCCGCATGTTCCTGCTGACGAATGTGCAGTACATGCGCGAAGATCTAAAGGCCAAACAAGAAAAGTGCGACAAGGCGATAGAACTACTAGAAAAAAAGAAGACCTTCCTACAGAAGTCCCTCAAGGATAAAGAAGACGGACTGGCCGACCTGGTTGCGAAATAAATTCTAACTCGGCATTTATACCTCAATGCaattgcttatttattttcaacatATTCGTCTAAATTGAAATTAGCGTAGCTCACGAACGAGTTTCCCAGATTACGCTCGTGTTCCGGTCGGAAGGCGCACTCCGCCACCTCTCCCTTATCTTGCACTCAGACGGGTTCCGCTGCAGCTTGGTGATTACACTGTACACTCCTGAGACAGGAAGGGCGGATCGGCAACGATTAGGTCATACTGGTGGTGATGCTCTTTGAGGTAGTTCGGGTTGCCTCCTACGCAGTTTAGGTCGTAGAGCACAAAGTCCGTGCCGTAGGCTCCAAGTCTTGGATCGTACTCAAAGATGCGGACTAAATAGGCACGAAATCATCATTGGGCATAGGCATTTAATCTGTTTGCTTACCATTGTCATGGATGTTTCTTATGTCCTTGTAAAGTGATGGACATGATAGGAGAGCAATATGAAAATCTCTCAAGTCAGGCTTTTGTTCCGCCAATAGCTTATGCACAACATCGCACTGTACCAAAACTGACTCAGTTGCTGCAAGCAGGGAAAGTCAGCATATATTTAATGTACTTATAGGGTTTCTTACACAATCTTCATCGAATTGAGCATCCATTCCGGCCTGGTTAAGAATTTTATATTCTTCCTCGGCTTTGCGCTTGGATCGCGCCGACAGGAATTCgttattttttgttgaacgttgatgcactaagagcagaacaaacaagtggcccgaACGACACCAatcacgtgcttgttacgcgcgggcccatatgtatttcgggcaaatacggttcgcgaggaaggtacatagaacaaataaagacaggactaaacatagatcaacaagactaaagcaaatgagctaagattctagtttttaatacagggatagaagttgaggaacaaattaaatgatatagattgttataattattagaaagaacgcgaaagggctcgtgctgACTTAAATTAGATGagcatcgtggcaagttgataGGATAGTAGtctcgcattagtctaacaggaacattgaaagttaggcggcttaccaaacctacagaatcaatatcgcctctgataagattattcattaAACAAGTAaaaacgctgtagtcgagtacctcgactattagatacttactcagctaaagggaccgaAGGGAagtggagatatgcaagcagcaaagcgagattaaaaagcgccacctaccggcggtagacagatttaagcgttatgggcgttagagtgggcgtggcaaatttttttcgataggtattgaagagaccaatacatttcagttaaaattttgtatctagcatgaaaattgtgggcgtcacaggtttgggcggcttgtgggcgttaaagtgggcgtgcgtaagaagctcaagaatctgcacACCAATTCTCAATAGCcgagctcttatagtttccgagatctcagcgttcatccggacagacggacatggctagatcgactcggctggtgatcctgatcaagaatatatatactttatgggatcggaatcgcttccttctgcctgctacatactttccgacgaatctagtatacccttttactctacgagtaacgtgTATAAATAGtgccaagcatagttctacggtttaCTAGACCAGGCAAATtatgtatggatcatcaaattctttagaccaacgctttataaacccaaaaacactcatagctttatttacaggtGAGGTTATGTGgaagtcaaatttaagtttaggatctaggagaacaaCTTAATCGTtaactgagtatattcggcccagggacatgttctgaagagagtaactcatgaaaGTTAGCGTActcctataaaaagtcataacgttgtcctcaattttttgttaaatccatctattacaaaagatgtcaattcgagcaggttagtagtggtcgatcttcgcctaacaaaaccatgttgacacggaaatattaaagaggagcacaaattttgcaaatgagaggtaataatgcgttcaaatgttttaggaattgcatctatagttctgaacatTAACTTTCTCAacctttttgtggagtggaataataaaagaatctttccagatagtaggaaaaacagatgatgaaGTAGACAAATGAAACAGTTTAAGAATGGGCTTACAAATAGTTCCGggacaaaacttaagcacacacccagcgagtccatctggccccggagaataggttggcgttatagtttctaaatcacttaagagagaaaaaatacaatttgccc contains:
- the LOC118878450 gene encoding prefoldin subunit 1 isoform X1, which gives rise to MDIELKKAFTEMQINKLETTKKINMIDMMCDMVETGKHKYQLTEKGTSSLSEHARVYQSVGRMFLLTNVQYMREDLKAKQEKCDKAIELLEKKKTFLQKSLKDKEDGLADLVAK
- the LOC118878450 gene encoding prefoldin subunit 1 isoform X2 gives rise to the protein MQINKLETTKKINMIDMMCDMVETGKHKYQLTEKGTSSLSEHARVYQSVGRMFLLTNVQYMREDLKAKQEKCDKAIELLEKKKTFLQKSLKDKEDGLADLVAK
- the LOC108011880 gene encoding LOW QUALITY PROTEIN: protein-lysine N-methyltransferase CG9154 (The sequence of the model RefSeq protein was modified relative to this genomic sequence to represent the inferred CDS: inserted 3 bases in 3 codons), with translation MTSLTDSRDWCRSGHLFVLLLVHQRSTKNNEFLSARSKRKAEEEYKILNQAGMDAQFDEDCQLSQFWYSXDVVHKLLAEQKPDLRDFHIALLSCPSLYKDIRNIHDNVRIFEYDPRLGAYGTDFVLYDLNCVGGNPNYLKEHHHQYDLIVADPPFLSQECXSVITKLQRNPSECKIXGEVAECAFRPEHERNLGNSFVSYANFNLDEYVENK